The following are from one region of the Roseobacter fucihabitans genome:
- a CDS encoding GntR family transcriptional regulator, translating to MILNPRPVDATPVAHDRVYRALRGRIMQGDLHPGQGLTLRGIGKEYGVSMTPAREAVRRLVAEGALTMSSSGRVATPELSNERIEELAALRALLEVELASRALPRAHMALIERLQSINASVAEAVAHRDAVSYIRTNLEFHRTLYLRAQAPAMLAMAETVWLQMGPTMRALYGRLRKTEPPQFHRLIIAALRAGDEPGLRLAVRSDVTQGLRMLAS from the coding sequence ATGATCTTGAATCCGCGCCCCGTTGATGCCACCCCTGTCGCGCATGACCGTGTTTACCGTGCGTTGCGCGGGCGTATCATGCAGGGCGATCTGCATCCCGGTCAGGGCCTGACCCTGCGTGGGATCGGTAAGGAATACGGCGTCTCCATGACACCTGCGCGCGAAGCTGTACGCCGATTGGTGGCCGAAGGGGCGCTGACCATGTCCTCCTCCGGGCGGGTGGCAACGCCGGAGTTGAGCAACGAACGAATCGAGGAACTCGCAGCGTTGCGTGCGCTGCTCGAGGTGGAACTGGCCAGCCGCGCCTTGCCGCGCGCACATATGGCGCTGATCGAACGGTTGCAGAGCATCAATGCCAGTGTCGCCGAGGCCGTGGCCCATCGCGATGCCGTCAGCTACATCCGTACCAACTTGGAATTCCACCGAACGCTCTATCTGCGCGCACAGGCCCCGGCGATGCTGGCCATGGCCGAAACCGTCTGGTTGCAGATGGGCCCGACCATGCGCGCGCTCTATGGGCGTTTGCGTAAAACCGAACCGCCACAGTTTCACCGTTTGATCATTGCGGCCCTGCGCGCGGGGGACGAACCGGGCCTGCGCCTTGCCGTGCGCTCGGATGTGACCCAGGGTCTACGGATGCTCGCCAGCTGA
- a CDS encoding GNAT family N-acetyltransferase: MNIEKREFYGMIRPAREHDLEVVRDMISSLASHHGDVATLTSAQLARDILGPRPWVRVLLAECRGVCIGYVALCPLSKMQFGMRGMDLLNLYVVPDARRTGVAKALIKASQDVAEQEKCDFLAVGTHPDNTVAQDIYRALGFDSLEAPGPRFSIALKPQV; the protein is encoded by the coding sequence ATGAATATCGAAAAAAGAGAATTCTACGGGATGATCAGACCCGCGCGCGAACATGATCTTGAGGTCGTTCGTGATATGATATCCAGTCTGGCAAGTCATCACGGGGATGTGGCCACGCTCACATCGGCGCAACTGGCCCGCGATATCCTCGGTCCGCGCCCCTGGGTGCGTGTCTTGCTGGCCGAATGTCGGGGCGTTTGCATCGGCTATGTCGCTCTTTGTCCGCTGTCAAAGATGCAGTTTGGGATGCGGGGCATGGATTTGCTCAACCTCTATGTGGTGCCCGATGCGCGACGAACAGGCGTGGCGAAAGCCCTGATAAAAGCCAGTCAGGATGTCGCCGAACAGGAAAAATGTGATTTTCTTGCCGTGGGCACGCACCCGGACAACACGGTGGCACAGGACATTTACCGGGCGCTGGGATTTGACAGCCTTGAGGCCCCCGGCCCGCGTTTCAGCATTGCTTTAAAGCCACAGGTTTAA
- a CDS encoding acetyl-CoA carboxylase carboxyltransferase subunit alpha, which produces MTQYMDFEKPLAEIEGKAEELRALARASDEMDVTDEAAALDAKASAMLVDLYKSLTPWRKCQVARHPERPHCHDYIDALFTDYTPLAGDRNFADDHAVMGGLARFNDQPVMVIGHEKGNDTKSRIEHNFGMARPEGYRKAIRLMDIAHRFGLPVITLVDTPGAYPGKGAEERGQSEAIARATEKCLQIGVPLVSVIIGEGGSGGAVAFATANRVAMLEHSVYSVISPEGCASILWKDAEKMREAAEALRLTAEDLKQLGVIDRIIPEPTGGAHRNSGEAIAAVGRALEGMLKDLKGKDAAALIKDRRSKFIDLGAKGLAA; this is translated from the coding sequence GTGACCCAATATATGGATTTCGAAAAACCGCTGGCGGAAATCGAAGGCAAAGCCGAAGAGCTGCGCGCCCTTGCCCGTGCCAGCGACGAGATGGACGTTACCGACGAGGCCGCCGCTCTGGATGCCAAGGCCAGCGCGATGCTGGTTGATCTGTATAAATCCCTGACCCCCTGGCGCAAATGCCAGGTCGCGCGTCACCCCGAACGCCCGCATTGTCACGACTATATCGATGCGCTGTTTACGGATTACACGCCACTGGCCGGGGATCGCAATTTTGCCGATGATCATGCGGTCATGGGCGGGCTGGCACGATTCAACGATCAGCCGGTGATGGTGATCGGCCACGAAAAAGGCAATGATACCAAATCCCGCATTGAACATAATTTCGGCATGGCGCGTCCCGAGGGATACCGCAAGGCGATCCGGCTGATGGACATCGCACATCGTTTTGGCCTGCCGGTGATCACGCTGGTGGACACGCCCGGTGCCTATCCGGGCAAAGGTGCCGAAGAGCGCGGCCAGTCCGAGGCCATTGCGCGCGCCACTGAAAAATGCCTCCAGATCGGCGTGCCGCTGGTGTCGGTAATCATTGGCGAAGGCGGCTCCGGCGGTGCGGTGGCTTTTGCCACGGCCAACCGCGTCGCGATGCTGGAACATTCGGTTTATTCCGTGATCAGCCCAGAGGGCTGTGCCTCAATCCTGTGGAAAGACGCCGAGAAGATGCGCGAAGCTGCGGAGGCTTTGCGCCTCACGGCGGAAGACCTCAAGCAATTGGGCGTCATCGACCGTATCATCCCCGAGCCCACAGGCGGCGCGCATCGTAATTCAGGCGAGGCCATTGCCGCTGTTGGTCGCGCGCTGGAGGGCATGCTGAAAGACCTAAAGGGCAAAGATGCCGCCGCTCTCATCAAGGACCGACGCAGCAAATTCATCGACCTCGGAGCCAAGGGGCTCGCAGCTTAA
- a CDS encoding LysE family translocator: protein MTFEILSALALFAFVSSATPGPNNLMLMASGANYGFTRSIPHMLGISIGFSVMIVLVGAGLSQIFETYPISHTILKIISVAYLAYLAWKIATAAPIKKDTSQGTPMTFLQAAAFQWVNPKAWAMALTALSVYAPGQTLTAFAVVALVFGLVNLPSITLWTMMGQQMARFLTNPARLQIFNWSMAGLLIASLYPVLWPG from the coding sequence ATGACATTTGAAATCCTCTCCGCTCTGGCCCTCTTTGCCTTCGTCAGCTCTGCAACACCGGGGCCGAACAATCTGATGCTCATGGCGTCGGGGGCAAATTACGGCTTCACCCGCTCGATCCCGCATATGCTGGGCATCTCGATCGGCTTTTCGGTGATGATCGTGCTTGTCGGGGCCGGGCTGTCGCAGATATTTGAGACCTACCCAATCAGCCATACGATCCTGAAAATCATCTCCGTGGCCTATCTCGCCTATCTGGCATGGAAGATCGCAACCGCCGCCCCGATCAAAAAGGACACCTCGCAAGGCACGCCCATGACCTTCCTGCAAGCGGCGGCCTTTCAATGGGTCAACCCCAAGGCCTGGGCGATGGCGCTGACCGCCCTGTCGGTCTATGCACCCGGCCAGACGCTCACGGCCTTCGCCGTTGTGGCGCTGGTCTTTGGTCTGGTAAATCTGCCCTCCATCACGCTCTGGACCATGATGGGCCAGCAGATGGCCCGCTTCCTGACCAACCCCGCCCGGTTGCAAATCTTCAACTGGAGCATGGCAGGATTGCTGATCGCCTCGCTTTACCCGGTGCTCTGGCCGGGTTGA
- a CDS encoding Lrp/AsnC family transcriptional regulator, with amino-acid sequence MIRIDDKSERILRELKRDGRISNIELADRVGLSPSACLRRVQELERSGIIKGYRVVLDPVPLGIGFVAYIGVGLGDHSKASQEAFERAISRAPEVVECHNITGAIEYLLRIECADLPSYKRFHTDMLGALPQVNSITSYVVMGSPKDERA; translated from the coding sequence ATGATCAGAATTGATGATAAATCCGAGCGTATATTGCGTGAATTGAAACGGGACGGGCGGATCAGCAATATCGAACTGGCCGACCGCGTTGGGTTGTCGCCCTCTGCCTGTCTGCGCCGGGTGCAGGAGCTGGAGCGCAGCGGTATCATCAAGGGGTACCGCGTCGTGCTTGACCCGGTGCCTTTGGGGATCGGGTTCGTCGCCTATATCGGTGTCGGGCTGGGCGACCATTCCAAGGCCTCCCAGGAGGCGTTCGAGCGGGCAATTTCGCGCGCGCCCGAGGTGGTGGAGTGCCACAATATCACCGGCGCCATCGAATATCTGCTCAGGATTGAATGCGCTGACCTGCCCAGCTACAAGCGGTTCCACACCGATATGCTGGGGGCATTGCCGCAGGTGAATTCGATCACATCCTATGTGGTGATGGGCTCGCCCAAGGACGAACGGGCATAG
- a CDS encoding DUF302 domain-containing protein has protein sequence MHHFLAIIATLLWATTAPAQSIAPREGWVVIDTQKTHAALLDDLKTAVKAHKMGVVTQAGPTGAARNRGITIPENRVIGVFNNDFAVRVLETSTAAMIEAPIRFYVTENPDATATLSYKTPGFVFAPYLEEGGDALRTLASELDTTFEQIARSATQ, from the coding sequence ATGCACCATTTTCTCGCGATCATCGCGACCCTGCTCTGGGCCACCACAGCCCCGGCGCAATCCATCGCACCGCGCGAAGGCTGGGTTGTGATCGACACGCAAAAGACCCACGCCGCGTTGCTGGACGATCTGAAAACTGCGGTGAAAGCGCATAAAATGGGCGTAGTCACGCAGGCGGGACCAACGGGGGCGGCGCGCAATCGTGGCATCACCATCCCCGAAAACCGCGTCATTGGCGTGTTCAACAATGACTTTGCCGTGCGGGTGCTGGAAACATCGACCGCCGCGATGATCGAGGCCCCGATCCGGTTTTATGTTACCGAAAATCCGGACGCCACCGCGACGCTCTCCTATAAAACGCCGGGCTTCGTATTCGCCCCCTATCTGGAGGAAGGCGGCGATGCCCTGCGCACGCTGGCGTCGGAACTGGACACCACTTTCGAGCAGATCGCCCGTTCGGCCACGCAATAG
- a CDS encoding L-malyl-CoA/beta-methylmalyl-CoA lyase, producing the protein MSFKIQPAAPARPNRCQLFGPGSRPAIFEKMAASDADVINLDLEDSVAPSDKDSARANVIAAISDVDWGNKTFSVRINGLDTPFWYRDVVDLLEQAGERLDQIMIPKVGCAGDIYAVDALVTAVEAAKGRAKRISFEVIIESAAGIAHVEEIAAASPRLQAMSLGAADFAASMGMQTTGIGGTQENYYMHRDGQKHWSDPWHWAQAAIVAACRTHGVLPVDGPFGDFSDDEGFRAQARRSATLGMVGKWAIHPKQVAIANEVFTPSAEAVAEAREILAAMEAAKAKGEGATVYKGRLVDIASIKQAEVIVRQSEMISG; encoded by the coding sequence ATGAGTTTCAAGATCCAGCCCGCCGCCCCTGCCCGCCCCAACCGCTGCCAGCTCTTTGGCCCCGGTTCGCGCCCGGCAATATTTGAGAAAATGGCGGCATCGGACGCGGATGTGATCAACCTCGACCTTGAAGACAGCGTTGCGCCCTCGGACAAGGACAGCGCCCGCGCCAATGTGATCGCGGCGATTTCGGACGTCGATTGGGGGAACAAAACCTTCTCCGTGCGAATCAACGGGTTGGATACGCCTTTTTGGTATCGCGACGTCGTGGACCTTCTGGAGCAGGCGGGCGAACGCCTCGATCAAATCATGATCCCCAAGGTTGGCTGTGCCGGTGACATCTATGCTGTCGATGCGCTGGTCACTGCCGTGGAGGCCGCCAAGGGGCGCGCCAAGAGGATCAGCTTTGAGGTCATCATCGAATCCGCCGCCGGTATTGCCCATGTCGAGGAAATCGCGGCCGCCTCGCCGCGCCTGCAAGCCATGAGCCTGGGTGCTGCGGATTTCGCGGCCTCCATGGGGATGCAGACGACCGGCATCGGCGGGACGCAGGAGAACTACTACATGCACCGCGACGGGCAAAAGCACTGGTCCGATCCCTGGCATTGGGCGCAGGCGGCCATCGTTGCGGCCTGCCGCACGCACGGCGTTTTGCCCGTGGATGGCCCGTTTGGGGATTTCTCCGACGACGAGGGGTTCCGTGCGCAGGCGCGCCGTTCTGCCACGCTGGGTATGGTTGGCAAATGGGCGATCCACCCCAAACAGGTGGCCATCGCCAATGAGGTCTTCACCCCCTCCGCTGAAGCCGTCGCAGAGGCCCGCGAAATCCTCGCCGCCATGGAAGCGGCCAAGGCCAAGGGCGAAGGCGCGACCGTCTATAAGGGCCGCCTTGTCGACATCGCCTCGATCAAACAGGCCGAAGTCATCGTGCGCCAATCCGAAATGATCAGCGGGTGA
- the dgcN gene encoding N-acetyltransferase DgcN — translation MIETPYLLFLGDAPDQLAAKVAQGIKDWRPENAVGQFRMEGCKADVGLQDMGLQEAKEAGAKTVVIGVANRGGYISKEWRRVLVQALEMEFDLASGLHNLLRDESELVAAAQVHGGTLHDVRVPTDAYPIANGVKRTGKRVLAVGTDCSAGKMYTALALDASMRERGMKSTFRATGQTGILITGHGVPLDAVIADFMAGAVEYLTPDNEADHWDIIEGQGSLFHVSYSGVTLALIHGGQPDALIICHEPTRKHMRGLPGYQLPSIEAVRDMSLQLAQVANPGCQVVGASINTQHLNEQEAKAYCAEVEARLGVPTIDPFRHGAARLADALAAL, via the coding sequence GTGATCGAAACACCATATCTGTTGTTCCTAGGCGATGCGCCCGACCAATTGGCCGCCAAGGTTGCACAGGGCATCAAGGACTGGCGCCCGGAAAACGCCGTCGGCCAGTTCCGCATGGAGGGCTGCAAGGCGGACGTCGGCTTGCAGGACATGGGCCTGCAGGAAGCCAAGGAGGCCGGTGCCAAAACCGTTGTGATCGGCGTGGCCAACCGGGGCGGTTACATCAGCAAGGAATGGCGCCGCGTGCTGGTGCAGGCGCTGGAGATGGAGTTCGATCTGGCCAGCGGATTGCACAACCTGCTGCGCGACGAATCCGAGCTTGTGGCGGCGGCCCAGGTGCATGGCGGCACCCTGCATGACGTGCGCGTGCCCACGGATGCCTATCCGATCGCGAACGGCGTGAAGCGCACCGGCAAGCGCGTCTTGGCCGTGGGCACCGATTGTTCAGCGGGCAAAATGTATACGGCATTGGCGCTGGACGCATCGATGCGGGAGCGCGGCATGAAAAGCACGTTTCGCGCCACCGGTCAGACGGGGATTTTGATCACGGGCCACGGTGTGCCGCTGGATGCGGTCATCGCGGATTTCATGGCCGGGGCGGTGGAATATCTGACGCCGGACAATGAGGCGGATCACTGGGACATCATCGAGGGGCAGGGCAGCCTGTTCCATGTGTCCTATTCCGGGGTGACGCTGGCCCTGATCCACGGCGGTCAGCCGGATGCGTTGATCATTTGCCACGAGCCAACCCGCAAACACATGCGCGGCTTGCCGGGGTATCAATTGCCCAGCATCGAGGCGGTGCGCGATATGTCGTTGCAACTGGCGCAGGTCGCCAATCCGGGGTGTCAGGTCGTTGGCGCGTCGATTAACACGCAGCATCTGAATGAGCAGGAGGCCAAGGCGTATTGCGCTGAGGTCGAGGCGCGCCTTGGGGTTCCGACCATTGATCCGTTCCGCCATGGTGCGGCACGTCTGGCTGACGCCCTCGCGGCGCTTTAA
- the dgcA gene encoding N-acetyl-D-Glu racemase DgcA: MQINVSRDVFRLAQTFRISRESRTEAKVLTVRIRDGAHEGWGESVPYARYDETLESVTAQIESLPGDVTREALYGLLSAGAARNAVDCALWDLEAKRAGKRVWELAGLPAPKPEITAFTLSLDTAEKMREQAAQHAHRPLLKIKLGTPDDMPRLEAVRVGAPEARIIIDANEGWSAEVYADLAPHLVRLGVQLVEQPLPAGEDDALIGMARPVPVCADESCHDRASLPGLKGKYDMINIKLDKAGGLTEALALRREGLALGYDVMVGCMVGSSLAMAPATILAQGAAVTDLDGPLLLAQDRETPLVFDENGVHPPQARLWG, translated from the coding sequence ATGCAAATCAACGTAAGCCGGGACGTCTTTCGCCTGGCGCAGACCTTTCGGATCAGCCGCGAGTCCCGGACGGAGGCAAAGGTTCTGACTGTGCGGATCAGAGACGGGGCGCATGAAGGATGGGGCGAATCTGTGCCCTATGCGCGCTACGACGAGACGCTGGAGAGCGTCACAGCACAGATCGAGAGCCTGCCGGGGGATGTCACGCGGGAGGCGCTATATGGTCTGTTATCCGCCGGGGCCGCGCGCAATGCGGTGGATTGTGCGCTCTGGGATCTGGAGGCCAAACGCGCGGGTAAAAGGGTGTGGGAGCTTGCCGGATTGCCCGCGCCAAAGCCCGAGATCACCGCCTTTACGCTATCGCTGGATACAGCCGAAAAGATGCGGGAGCAGGCCGCGCAGCATGCACATCGCCCCTTACTGAAAATCAAGCTTGGCACGCCGGATGATATGCCCCGGCTCGAAGCGGTGCGCGTCGGGGCACCGGAGGCGCGCATTATCATCGATGCCAATGAGGGCTGGAGCGCGGAAGTTTATGCCGACCTGGCCCCTCATCTCGTGCGCCTTGGCGTGCAGTTGGTAGAGCAGCCCTTACCTGCCGGGGAGGATGATGCGCTGATCGGGATGGCGCGCCCGGTGCCGGTCTGTGCGGATGAAAGCTGTCATGATCGCGCCAGCCTGCCCGGCCTCAAGGGCAAATATGATATGATCAACATCAAGCTGGACAAGGCGGGGGGGCTGACCGAGGCGCTGGCACTGCGGCGCGAAGGTTTGGCGCTTGGCTATGACGTCATGGTGGGCTGTATGGTCGGCTCCAGCCTCGCGATGGCACCGGCGACGATCCTGGCGCAGGGGGCGGCGGTGACGGATCTGGATGGGCCGCTTTTATTGGCGCAGGACCGGGAAACCCCGCTGGTTTTTGATGAAAACGGCGTGCATCCCCCGCAAGCCCGCTTGTGGGGCTAG
- a CDS encoding D-amino-acid transaminase — MRTVYLNGQYLPENEASVSIFDRGFLMADGVYEVTSVLGGKLIDFDGHAVRLQRSLDALDIRNPISVADLLEVHRELVRLNEIDEGMIYLQITRGAPGDRDFVFPDPETTEPTIVLFTQAKPGLADSPAAKIGMKVISIEDIRWGRRDIKTVQLLYPSMGKMMAKKAGADDAWMIEDGFVTEGTSNNAYIVKGNKIITRALSNDILHGITRAAVLRFAQEAQMEVEERNFTIEEAKAADEAFVTSASTFVMPVVEIDGVALGAGVPGRVAPRLREIYLEESLKTAV; from the coding sequence ATGCGCACAGTTTATCTGAACGGCCAATACCTGCCCGAAAATGAAGCATCCGTTTCGATCTTTGATCGCGGTTTCCTGATGGCGGATGGTGTCTATGAGGTGACGTCGGTTCTGGGCGGCAAGCTGATTGATTTTGACGGGCATGCGGTCCGTTTGCAACGGTCTCTGGACGCACTGGATATACGTAACCCGATCAGCGTAGCGGATCTTTTGGAAGTGCACCGCGAATTGGTGCGCCTCAACGAAATCGACGAGGGTATGATTTACCTCCAGATCACACGTGGCGCGCCCGGAGATCGGGATTTCGTATTTCCAGACCCCGAAACGACCGAACCCACGATTGTGTTGTTTACGCAGGCCAAGCCCGGTCTGGCCGATAGCCCCGCGGCGAAAATCGGTATGAAGGTGATCAGCATTGAGGACATCCGCTGGGGACGTCGGGACATCAAGACGGTGCAATTGCTCTACCCCTCGATGGGCAAGATGATGGCGAAAAAGGCCGGGGCAGATGACGCCTGGATGATCGAGGACGGTTTCGTGACCGAGGGCACCAGCAACAACGCCTATATTGTGAAGGGCAACAAGATCATCACGCGCGCGCTGAGCAATGATATCCTGCACGGGATCACGCGGGCGGCGGTGCTGCGGTTTGCCCAAGAGGCGCAGATGGAGGTCGAGGAGCGCAATTTCACGATTGAGGAAGCCAAAGCAGCAGATGAGGCATTTGTTACCTCGGCGAGCACCTTTGTCATGCCGGTCGTGGAGATTGACGGTGTTGCGCTGGGCGCGGGCGTGCCAGGGCGTGTTGCCCCAAGGTTGCGCGAAATTTACCTCGAAGAAAGTCTCAAAACGGCGGTTTAA
- a CDS encoding DUF1244 domain-containing protein: MPTQQEIELQAAAFRRLQKHLMEDRTDVQNIDMMNLAGFCRNCLSRWYAEAAAEKGIEIGKEEARELFYGMSMQEWKATYQTEATDDQQKAFKTAFKENVGQE; this comes from the coding sequence ATGCCCACGCAGCAAGAGATCGAATTACAGGCCGCCGCCTTCCGCCGGTTACAAAAACATCTGATGGAAGACCGAACCGATGTGCAAAACATCGACATGATGAACCTCGCCGGGTTTTGCCGCAATTGCCTGAGCCGCTGGTACGCTGAGGCCGCCGCCGAGAAGGGCATCGAGATCGGCAAGGAAGAGGCGCGTGAATTGTTTTACGGGATGAGCATGCAAGAGTGGAAGGCCACCTATCAGACCGAGGCCACGGATGACCAACAAAAGGCTTTCAAAACGGCGTTCAAGGAGAATGTCGGGCAGGAATGA